From a region of the Xyrauchen texanus isolate HMW12.3.18 chromosome 47, RBS_HiC_50CHRs, whole genome shotgun sequence genome:
- the LOC127639033 gene encoding patatin-like phospholipase domain-containing protein 2: MFDLKGGWNLSFAGCGFLGIYHIGVASCLLEQAPYLVRGATKIYGASAGALTASVLTTEACLEKCCEDVIEVAKEARKRNLGPLHPTFNLVKVLRGGLYRDLPSNAHTLASGRLCVSLTRVMDGQNVLVSDFCSKDELIQALVCSCFIPVYCGLIPPAFRGVRYVDGGISDNLPQPELKNTITISPFSGESDICPKDNSTSFHELRFTNTSIQVNFDNMYRLSKALFPPEPKVLAEMCQSGYKDALRFLQENNLLQVACPSADMTLTTPTFCCPINKNPVVVETTKQWVLRRLRLLKKHHCWLDEQLVDNLPTPIKKVFCEACREKHGLLAQVTGLLPMRVASYMLMPYTLPVESVYSAAQRFLEWIPEVPADVRWLAEIAGVYRLPWNGSTSKTSSGAPLRRCVSEPPTVDQPTPVIEQNRHIPLSVSNLDDYNWTFLDDLHEASSSYPLDSSNSTRPSPRQMCFFVGSQDNHTSQMEQCRGPLP; the protein is encoded by the exons ATGTTTGATTTAAAGGGTGGGTGGAATCTCTCGTTCGCTGGATGCGGATTTTTGGGGATTTATCACATAGGGGTTGCGAGCTGTCTTCTGGAACAGGCGCCCTATCTCGTCCGTGGGGCCACTAAGATCTATGGAGCCTCCGCAGGGGCCCTCACTGCCTCTGTGCTCACTACTGAGGCATGTCTAG AGAAATGTTGTGAGGATGTCATCGAAGTTGCCAAGGAGGCACGGAAACGTAATCTGGGCCCTTTGCACCCGACGTTCAACCTGGTGAAAGTGTTACGCGGAGGCCTGTATCGCGACCTGCCTTCCAATGCACACACACTTGCCTCAGGCAGACTGTGTGTATCTCTCACACGAGTCATGGATGGGCAGAATGTtctggtctcagacttttgttCCAAAGATGAACTCATTCAG GCGCTTGTTTGTAGCTGTTTCATTCCTGTATATTGTGGTTTAATCCCTCCTGCCTTTCGTGGTGTG CGTTATGTAGATGGTGGTATCAGTGACAATCTGCCTCAGCCAGAGCTGAAGAACACTATCACCATATCTCCATTCTCAGGAGAGAGTGACATCTGTCCTAAAGACAATTCCACCAGCTTCCACGAGCTGCGTTTCACCAACACCAGCATCCAAGTCAACTTTGACAACATGTACAGATTGAGCAAAGCCCTGTTCCCTCCAGAGCCAAAA GTGCTGGCAGAGATGTGTCAGAGTGGGTATAAAGATGCTCTCCGATTTCTCCAGGAAAACA ATTTGCTACAGGTGGCATGTCCATCAGCAGATATGACTCTGACCACACCCACCTTCTGCTGCCCAATCAATAAAAATCCAGTCGTCGTAGAAACCACAAAACAGTGGGTGCTGCGGAGGCTCCGCCTCTTAAAAAAGCACCACTGCTGGTTGGATGAACAGCTTGTTGACAACCTGCCCACGCCCATTAAGAAAG TTTTTTGTGAGGCCTGCAGAGAAAAGCATGGTCTACTGGCACAGGTGACTGGTTTGCTGCCGATGCGTGTTGCTTCATACATGTTGATGCCTTACACACTACCAGTGGAATCAGTTTACTCAGCAGCACAAAG ATTTTTGGAGTGGATCCCAGAAGTCCCTGCAGATGTGCGCTGGCTTGCTGAAATTGCAGGTGTTTACAGACTTCCGTGGAATGGTTCAACATCAAAGACAAGCAG TGGCGCCCCCTTGAGAAGATGTGTGAGTGAACCACCAACAGTAGATCAACCGACACCTGTCATAGAGCAAAACAGACACATACCTCTTTCTGTCAGCAACCTTGATGATTACAACTGGACTTTTTTAGATGACCTCCATGAGGCTTCCTCTTCCTATCCACTGGACAGTTCAAATTCCACAAGACCCTCTCCAAGACAGATGTGCTTTTTTGTTGGCTCACAGGACAATCATACGAGCCAAATGGAACAATGTAGAGGCCCCTTGCCTTAA